CGTAATTTAAACTAATGTTTGCGTTCAAATCATCCAGTGAATAGGCTTGCTCGAATAAACTGAGTGCGCGATATGGTTGGTTGAGGCGAAGCCATAAATTAGCAGCTAAATCTAGTTCTATTGCAGAAGCTTGATGCGCTGTACTTAAGGTTAAGTCTTTGAGTATATTTTCGCATTGTTGGTGATCGCCCGCCAACAATGCCGTTTTAGCAAGTTGAAGTGAAATTGGCAATGACGGCGCTAAACTCAACGCTTTGCTAATAATTTTAAGGGCCTTGCTTTTATCGCCAGCGAGTAAATTCAGCTCAGCCAGGAACCCCCAAGCCTGCGGGTTGTTGGGCTCATGTTGTAACCAAGACACCAATAAAGGATGCGCTTTGGTAAGCGCGCCCTTTGTAAGGTATTCTTTAACTTGACTGGCTAGGGTCATTTATAACTCAAACTGGTAGTTAAATTTAAGGCCAATAGTACGAGGTGTGGTTACATAGTGCCCGTACACACGTTGTAATTCTGGCAGTGCTTTTGAAAGCTCTGGATATTTACCTTCGCCCGCCCAAGACTTATCACGACGCACTGACGTTTGCGCGTATTTATCGAATAAGTTGTTCACGTATAGGGTTGTTGACCAAGCTTCACCGGCAAGTCTGAAGCTTAAATTGCTCATAGCGTAACCCGCTAAAGTTTCGCCGTCAGCTTTTAAACCTACTTTGGTGATCACATCACTTTGTGCCGTTAAACCATAGTTGATTGTCAGCAGTTTATCTTCCAATACGTCGGTGTTGTAGGTTACGCCGAATGACAACTGATGTTTAGGCGCACCCGGTAATCTATCGCCTTTTTCACCATCGTAGTAAGGTTGATATTCGGCGATTTCTTCGCTGCTGTAGTCGTCTTCAGAGAAAACTGCAAACAGGGCTGGTGCGTCTTGTGTTAACTTTGCATCGGCATATGAATAGGTTAAATAGGTACTTACGTTATCGGTTAATATTGCACGAGTCGCAAATTCAATACCTTTACTCTGTGCTTCACCGGCATTTGACGTAATGATGGCTTTACCATTCACCGTGGTTGCTTGAATTTGCGCATCATTCCACAGCACATTAAAGGCTGCGATGTTCAAATGTAGCTTGTTCTTAAACCAAGTCGATTTTAGACCTAATTCATAGTTGGTGGTGGTATCTGGCTTATAATCAACTTCGTGTGGCAACGCACAGATTATCTGTTGATCAGGTAATACGTCAGGACATGACATTACGCCATTACCGCCGCCTAATCTAAAGCCTTCACTGATAGTGAAGTAGGTCAGGATGTTGTTGTCCCACTTATAATCAACATTAAATTTAAATAGTGAGCCATTGTCGCTGGCTTCAACCAGCTCCATTGGTACTTGGCTGATGCTGCTGATACCTCCTGAATATAACGGTGTCACAGCACCAGACAGCGACTTTACTTCGTACTCATAAAAACGTGCACCGACAGTGGCATTTAGCTTATCGCTAAACGCATAGCCAACTTCACCAAAAATAGCTTGCTCTTTGTTGTCGTATTCACCGAGTGCTAAATACTCTAAGTCTTTTTCGATATTGGTGATATTACCGCCCCAAAAATCGCTAAGACCCGGCGTGTATTCACGGTCGTCTGAGCTGCCTTCGGTTTTGTTGTAATAGACACCGGCGATCCAATTTAACGCAGTGTCGGTTTTCGATACTAAACGAATTTCTTGTGTGAGGTTTTTTACTTCACTGGTATCGTCAGTTAACGCCGTAAAACTAGGGAAGTCAGCGTAACCCGGCCAAATATCATAAAGCAGATCGGTTTGGTCACGTTGACCCACTTGTTCGTAATCGGTTAAACCCGTAGCAGAAACAAGCTCTGCAAAATCTAAATCTACTTTTAATTCAAGGCTGAGTAGCTCATCTTCTTGGGTATTTGGCTCTAATACACGGTATGCCGACTCGTACTTACCGACTTTGTCAGCAAGCGGATTGCTGCTCGCCAAACTTTGATATTGGCTAATGCTGTTCGCGCCATTTTCTTGTTTTTGATAAAAGTAGTTTAGCGTCGCTTCAAACACATCAGATGGCTGATAGCGTAAAGACACACGAGCTGTGGTGATGCTTTCGTCGTTTGCGTCTTTATGTTGTGTGATGTTTTGTGCGACTTCTTCTGGGTTGTTCCAGTCAATATCTGGCTTGCTAACACCCGGAGTTTTAACAACATAGTTGTAATCGATATAGCCTGGGTTAGTGTAATGATTAAAGCTCGTTCTCAGTGCCAATGTATTTTCAATCAATGGCAAGTTTAAAACCGCACCAAACTCGCCACCATTATCGTCGCTTTCAGATAGGGCAAACACGTCGCCGCTCACTTGTACCTCAGTGAAATCAAGTTCAGGTGCCTTTAGCATATAGCGAATAGCACCGCCTAATGTGCCCGCACCATAAAGCGTGCCTTGTGGGCCAATCAGTACCTCCACACGTTCGATGTCGGTTAAACGTAGATTAACACTCAATGGGATTTCGCCTAAATAAGTGGCAACTGTGCCAGAATCAGAGGCGCGCTCAGATGAATTTGTATTCAAACCACGAACAATGATGGGTGAGCTTTCACGGCCGCCCTGATCTGTAATGGTTAAACCCGGCACCCAGCGTGATACAGATTCAAGATCAGTGATGTTTTGCTGCTTCATCACATCATTGTCGACCGCTGTAATATTGAGTGGTGCTTCTTGTACAGTGCCTTTTCGTCGTGTTGCCGTTACCTGAATGGTCTCAATCTCTTTAGATAATTGCGCTTTAAACTCAGTATTAGGCTGAGTTTGCGCGTGTGCGAATGTGCTTGGTAAAACCGCAGTAGAGACTGCAAGGGCAATCATTGTAGGACGAAAAAGCGTGAACACGTAAAACCTCATAGTTAATTTGAACGTCATTTTGAGAACGGTGATTCTACTCATGTTTATTCAAAAATAAAGAATTAATATTCATTCTTTGTGGTTTTTTATTAAGTTTTCTTTTTCTTGTTGCTTTATTTTCTAATTATTATTCTGTTGTTTACAAACTTTACGTTTTTAACCTTTTTGGAGACTGAGTGGGTAATTGTAATTAAAGTTTATAGGTGTAATTAAATTGCAGTGTTTAGGTGAAAATCAACTTAAGTGCTTTTCCAATGTAGAGAATGCGCATACTATGCCAGCCACATAAATGTAGCTTGTATAAAAAGATGTTAGAAGTTTTGATATTGGCCGTCGCGCTCAGTATGGATGCCTTTGCAGTATCGGTTGGGCTTGGTGCAAAAAAGCAAGATAATTTAAGTAAACTTGCTCTAATGTGTGCGATTTATTTTGGTGCATTTCAGGGGGCGATGCCACTAATTGGGTACTTGGGTGGAGTAGGTTTACTGAATTGGCTTGGTGACTTCAAACAATCTATTGCATTCATAATACTCTGTGGAATTGGCGCAAAGATGATATACGAAGGGGTTGACTCTGAGCAGGAGGCTGAATTTAAACAGTTAACGCAGAAAGTAATGTGCTTATTGGCTATTGCTACCAGTATTGATGCGATGGCTGCAGGGTTCACTTTAAACTTAATACCAGTAAACCCTATTTTTTCCTGTTTTATTATTGGTGTTATTACCGCTGTGTTTAGTTATGTCGGTGTTTTGGTTGGCAATAAATCTGGTACTTGGCTGGAAAATAAAGCTGAGATACTGGGTGGCGTGGTTTTAATCTTGATTGGATTTAAGTTTTTGCTGCTTTAACATATAAACACTTTTCTTGTTTTAATTTAAGGCTTACTTGTTGTTCCACTACCTAATATGACAACGTCCATTTTATTGTCATTTTTGAGTGCTTTAATTGTCATAAATGAACAAATACAAAGCTTGTTATGAAAAGATTTCTAGGACTAGGACTAATATTTCTCGTAGGGTGCAGTACCAAGCAACCTTCACTATTGAATGAGGAAGTGCAAGTCGGTGTGCGACCCTATTATTTACTAGAACAACTACCAGATTCTGAACTAAAGAGCCGACTTAGCGCGTGTGAAGGTTCGAGCTTTAAAAAAACTGATTTCTCTATAGGCCATCGAGGCGCGCCTCTGCAATTTCCTGAACATACGAAAGAGTCATATATTGCAGCAGCTAGAATGGGGGCTGGTATATTAGAGTGCGATGTGGCTTTTACTAAGGACGAGGCCTTGGTGTGTCGTCATTCTCAGTGCGACCTGCATACCACGACAAACATATTAGCCATGCCTGAACTTGCGAATAAATGTCGTATTCCTTTTCAAGCAGGCGATATCAACAAAGGGATTAAGGCTCAGGTCCAGTGCTGTACTTCAGATTTAACCCTAGATGAATTTTTGCAGCTCAAAGGCAAGATGGACGGTGCCAACGAATTTGCTAGAACAAAACAAGAGTATATGCAGGGCACACCTAAGTGGCGCACTGATTTATATGCAGCAAGTGGTACATTAATGACGCATAAACAAAGTATTGCGTTATTCAAACGGCTAGGCGTAAAAATGACGCCTGAGCTTAAGACACCACAAGTTGAGATGCCATTCAACGGCTTTACTCAGCAAGATTATGCGACAAAACTGATTGCAGAATATAAGCAAGCAGATGTGCCGGCGAAGGATGTGTTTCCTCAATCGTTTTTACTCTCAGACGTACAATATTGGATTAAACATCATCCTGATTATGCTCAGCAAGCGGTTTACTTAGATGATAGCTATGAAATTGCTGGGTTTGATCACAATGAACCGAGTACTTGGCTACATACGATGGATGAACTGAAAGCCATGGGAGTGAATATCATAGCGCCACCGCTTTGGATGCTTGTGAAAGTCAATGATAAAGGGGAGCTTTCACAATCAACTTATGCGATAGAAGCTAAACAGGCAGGGTTAAACATCATAGCCTGGTCACTAGAAAGATCTGGGCCGCTCAATAATGATGGTGGTTTTTATTATCAATCAGTGAAAGAGTTAGCTAAAGATGATGGATTTACGTTAACGCTTTTAGATTTTCTAGCCCAAGATGTGGGTGTAATTGGTGTATTCAGTGATTGGCCCGCAACAACAACGTTTTATGATAACTGTATAAATTAATTTGAATAAAAACTACACAATCAGTAGTTTTTTGTGTAGCTTTATTCTGTACAGATCAGACAACAAGGAATAATTATGAAAAGTTTTACACTGAGTGCCTCATTAATCGCGATGATTTTTTTAGCTGGCTGTAATTCTACTAATAACAATCTTCAGGCTAACAATGCAGAAATAAATGAAGAAGATATGGTGTGTTATACAGAGCCGAAGCTGGGTAGTCGATTTGTAAAGAAAAAATGTGTGACTAAAGAAGAAGATGCATATCGTAAGGCATTTGCTGAGCGTGATGCGGAAAAGTTTGAAAGGTCAATTGCTACTCGAGGCGGAGCCGGTACAAGAAGTGGTAAGTAATTAAAAACCTGAATTAATAAAAAGCCCTAGAAAATTCTCTAGGGCTTTTTGCTTTTATGTCTTAGAAGTTGTACTTGAATTTCGCGTACATCTGACGACCAAGCGCATTATGGGTTTTGTTATCAATCCCCATTGATTCAGATGGTGCTTGCGGCGCTTCTTCATTCATGAGGTTTGCTGCACCGGCTGTTAAGATTAGATTATCAAAACCTGTGTAGCTCACTGAAGCATCCAGCGTGGTCCAAGAATCAATCTTAAACTTATCACCATTAGCATCTTCTAAATCATTGTAAGCGTCGATGTGGCTGAAGCTTAGCGTAGTGAGTACATTATCTAATTCCCAATCAATGCTTGCAGTCCATCTGAACTGAGGATGCTGATATTCACCATTTAGATCTTCAGCAGCAATTGAGGTGTTACCATTTGCATCACTCTCAAAAGATTGCTCTTCGAAGTTCAGTGCATAACTAAGTTTATAGTCAAACTTGAAGAAGCCCATGTCATTGGTATCAAGCTTATAAGCAAGGTTTAAATCAAAACCATCTGTCTCACGACCACCAATGTTCACGAAGGTATCATAGATAGTTTGAATACGACCTGGAGTACTGCCTTCGTTCGGGCCCCGTACAACCAGGTTTGCATCAGTACCACAACAATCAACTAGCTTTTGCGCACCGATTTTTTTGATAAGATCTTCTTGGTCGTAGTTCCAATAGTCCACGCCCACAGAGAAATCTTCCGTCGCTTGCCAAACAACACCTAAATTGTAGTTAGTTGATGTCTCAGGTTGTAGGTTTTTGTTACCAGCAACAACGGCTGTGTACTCGTACGGTTCACAGTCAAGTTCGGAGCCTGTAATTTTACAGCGCTCTTTGTCGATGACGCTTGGCGATTCGTCAGTACGCCCTAAGTGAAGTTGAACCAAAGAAGGTGCTCTAAACGCAGTACCCCATGAACCACGAACAACTAAATCTTCAGAAGGTGCCCAGCGGAAGGCAACTTTAGGATCAGTGGTATTACCAAAGTCACTGTAGTTTTCATAACGAAGAGCTAATTGCAGCTCTAATGTTTCAAGCACTGGCACACTGAATTCAGCAAATAGGGCGGTGTTATCGCGATCACCGTTAGCCTGCGTTGCTTCCGTACCAAAGATCTCACCACGTAGGTATTGGCTATCTGGATTATCTTCGATTTTCTCGTATCTGTGTTCTAAACCAAATGCAGCAGCCACCGCGCCTGCTTCTAGTTCAAATACTTCACCTGATACAGTCGCATCAAAAGACTGCATGCTTGAGCTACCATACCGTGTTGTTGTTGTTTCAATGAAAGCTAAACCTTCAGGGGTATTGGTACTTGGTTCAAACGGATTCCAATAACCTTTATCGATCGCTTCTTGAGCACGTAGTTTGTTCGGGAAGCCATCAAAGCCTTTTTCTACTGCACTTGAACGAATAGCTGAGTAAGCTGTTTCCCAATCCCAATCGTTAAATGAACCACGGGCGCCGATCACGGCACGATAATACTCAGAGTCGACGTCTTTCTTACGGTTGCCAATATCATATGTACGACGGCGCATTGAAATATCAACACCATGTAGGAAATGATCAGCGTCATCGGCAAGTGGATGATTTGGGTTATCGCCGCTCATGAATAATTCTGTGAAGCTTGGACTACCTGCACCTTGAATGAATGTAGAAGCGTGTTGCGCTGAAAACTCCATGAAGCCTTCAATGTCATCGGTAATTTCTTGCACGCCGTTGTAGTTAAAACTGATACGTTCAGTTGAAGGCACTAAGCTCATATGTGGTGCATAGTCATATCGGCAAATATCGCCAATGATCAATGACTCATCACATTTATCATTGCCCCAAACGTCTGCAAAAATAGTCTGCTTAACTGGTGTGCCGTCATCGGCAATGCTCTTAGTTGGCAGGGCATTCCATTGTGCGTCAGTTAGCATGCTTCTAACAACTTCTATGCTTCCCGGGATACCTGAAGAGCTCAGCGAATTATTACCACCACGGAAACGTTGATCGGCTGTTGAGGCATAATCACGGTCAGCATAAAATACGTCGCCGCGTTTAAAATAGTCTAGAGAGAAGTTGTGATAACCTTTATCACTTGTAGAACCCCAAAGTAGGGTGAAGTTTTGCTCTTCACCACCGCCGTCAGCGGTATCTGAGATTTTACCAGCGACTTCAAATCCATCGATGTCGTCACGCATAATAATATTGATTACACCAGCTACAGCGTCAGAACCGTAAGTTGCAGAGGCACCGTCTTTAAGAATATCGATACGTTTTACAGCTGAAACTGGGATAGTATTTAAGTCAACAA
The sequence above is drawn from the Pseudoalteromonas phenolica genome and encodes:
- a CDS encoding TonB-dependent receptor plug domain-containing protein, whose translation is MAVIVANSTSIYAAENTEEVERIEVTGSHIKRTDMEGPSPIQSLSAADLAATGSTDLIGALQKLPVSGAGTFSTQGNSSDDTANGGSSVALRGLGASSTLVLINGRRVAVSPFAKDIETSFVDLNTIPVSAVKRIDILKDGASATYGSDAVAGVINIIMRDDIDGFEVAGKISDTADGGGEEQNFTLLWGSTSDKGYHNFSLDYFKRGDVFYADRDYASTADQRFRGGNNSLSSSGIPGSIEVVRSMLTDAQWNALPTKSIADDGTPVKQTIFADVWGNDKCDESLIIGDICRYDYAPHMSLVPSTERISFNYNGVQEITDDIEGFMEFSAQHASTFIQGAGSPSFTELFMSGDNPNHPLADDADHFLHGVDISMRRRTYDIGNRKKDVDSEYYRAVIGARGSFNDWDWETAYSAIRSSAVEKGFDGFPNKLRAQEAIDKGYWNPFEPSTNTPEGLAFIETTTTRYGSSSMQSFDATVSGEVFELEAGAVAAAFGLEHRYEKIEDNPDSQYLRGEIFGTEATQANGDRDNTALFAEFSVPVLETLELQLALRYENYSDFGNTTDPKVAFRWAPSEDLVVRGSWGTAFRAPSLVQLHLGRTDESPSVIDKERCKITGSELDCEPYEYTAVVAGNKNLQPETSTNYNLGVVWQATEDFSVGVDYWNYDQEDLIKKIGAQKLVDCCGTDANLVVRGPNEGSTPGRIQTIYDTFVNIGGRETDGFDLNLAYKLDTNDMGFFKFDYKLSYALNFEEQSFESDANGNTSIAAEDLNGEYQHPQFRWTASIDWELDNVLTTLSFSHIDAYNDLEDANGDKFKIDSWTTLDASVSYTGFDNLILTAGAANLMNEEAPQAPSESMGIDNKTHNALGRQMYAKFKYNF
- a CDS encoding TonB-dependent receptor; translated protein: MIALAVSTAVLPSTFAHAQTQPNTEFKAQLSKEIETIQVTATRRKGTVQEAPLNITAVDNDVMKQQNITDLESVSRWVPGLTITDQGGRESSPIIVRGLNTNSSERASDSGTVATYLGEIPLSVNLRLTDIERVEVLIGPQGTLYGAGTLGGAIRYMLKAPELDFTEVQVSGDVFALSESDDNGGEFGAVLNLPLIENTLALRTSFNHYTNPGYIDYNYVVKTPGVSKPDIDWNNPEEVAQNITQHKDANDESITTARVSLRYQPSDVFEATLNYFYQKQENGANSISQYQSLASSNPLADKVGKYESAYRVLEPNTQEDELLSLELKVDLDFAELVSATGLTDYEQVGQRDQTDLLYDIWPGYADFPSFTALTDDTSEVKNLTQEIRLVSKTDTALNWIAGVYYNKTEGSSDDREYTPGLSDFWGGNITNIEKDLEYLALGEYDNKEQAIFGEVGYAFSDKLNATVGARFYEYEVKSLSGAVTPLYSGGISSISQVPMELVEASDNGSLFKFNVDYKWDNNILTYFTISEGFRLGGGNGVMSCPDVLPDQQIICALPHEVDYKPDTTTNYELGLKSTWFKNKLHLNIAAFNVLWNDAQIQATTVNGKAIITSNAGEAQSKGIEFATRAILTDNVSTYLTYSYADAKLTQDAPALFAVFSEDDYSSEEIAEYQPYYDGEKGDRLPGAPKHQLSFGVTYNTDVLEDKLLTINYGLTAQSDVITKVGLKADGETLAGYAMSNLSFRLAGEAWSTTLYVNNLFDKYAQTSVRRDKSWAGEGKYPELSKALPELQRVYGHYVTTPRTIGLKFNYQFEL
- a CDS encoding glycerophosphodiester phosphodiesterase family protein, with amino-acid sequence MKRFLGLGLIFLVGCSTKQPSLLNEEVQVGVRPYYLLEQLPDSELKSRLSACEGSSFKKTDFSIGHRGAPLQFPEHTKESYIAAARMGAGILECDVAFTKDEALVCRHSQCDLHTTTNILAMPELANKCRIPFQAGDINKGIKAQVQCCTSDLTLDEFLQLKGKMDGANEFARTKQEYMQGTPKWRTDLYAASGTLMTHKQSIALFKRLGVKMTPELKTPQVEMPFNGFTQQDYATKLIAEYKQADVPAKDVFPQSFLLSDVQYWIKHHPDYAQQAVYLDDSYEIAGFDHNEPSTWLHTMDELKAMGVNIIAPPLWMLVKVNDKGELSQSTYAIEAKQAGLNIIAWSLERSGPLNNDGGFYYQSVKELAKDDGFTLTLLDFLAQDVGVIGVFSDWPATTTFYDNCIN
- a CDS encoding manganese efflux pump MntP family protein codes for the protein MLEVLILAVALSMDAFAVSVGLGAKKQDNLSKLALMCAIYFGAFQGAMPLIGYLGGVGLLNWLGDFKQSIAFIILCGIGAKMIYEGVDSEQEAEFKQLTQKVMCLLAIATSIDAMAAGFTLNLIPVNPIFSCFIIGVITAVFSYVGVLVGNKSGTWLENKAEILGGVVLILIGFKFLLL